One stretch of Armatimonadota bacterium DNA includes these proteins:
- a CDS encoding CRTAC1 family protein, which translates to MSSSRAVRPDRRQFITGVGAAALAAAQGCGKRGPRSIAPEAVATPFGITFADVTEQAGVHFNHVNGAFGLKWLPETMGSGVAWIDYDGDGFQDLFLVNSRNWTPAELASAGVHAPAGYGTAPDGVCALYRNNGDGTFTDVTARAGLNVRMYGMGVAVGDYDNDGFPDLYVTGLGRNYLFHNNGRGGFTEVAAEAGVADGGWSTSAAWVDYDRDGHLDLLVCHYVQWTPSTDIPCPRNGERVYCTPQQYAGAPLALYHNNGKGRFTNIAGRAGLLHDSNGRSLQGKSLGVAVLDYNNDGWPDIAIANDTEPNYLFRNGGNGTFAEVGVREGIAFPDNGTARGAMGIDAADYDRCGRPSLIIGNFSNQMLSLYHNDGRIFRDVAAQAGIGTPSLLSLSFGCFFADLDGDGWNDIFVANGHIDDTIQQIQREVTYAESPLLFRNLCNGQFENVSRSAGADIARPMVARGAAYADYMLRGVPDIAVSTNNGAARLLRNSGKPGHNSLRLELTGTRSNRSAIGAAIAVHVGSGVQRYRVRSGSSYCSQSELPVTVGLGTATQADTVAITWPSGAQTTLANLPAAAIYEVVEGRGVVSRRAFGQGRKQPAA; encoded by the coding sequence ATGAGTTCATCTCGCGCCGTGCGGCCGGACCGCCGGCAGTTCATCACCGGAGTTGGCGCCGCAGCGCTTGCAGCCGCTCAGGGCTGCGGAAAGCGGGGCCCGCGTTCAATTGCGCCTGAGGCAGTCGCGACGCCGTTCGGCATCACATTTGCGGATGTAACGGAACAGGCCGGAGTTCACTTCAACCATGTGAACGGCGCGTTTGGATTGAAGTGGCTTCCCGAGACGATGGGCAGCGGCGTCGCATGGATCGACTACGATGGAGATGGCTTCCAGGATCTGTTTCTTGTAAATAGCCGAAACTGGACTCCCGCCGAACTTGCCTCCGCGGGCGTCCACGCGCCGGCGGGATACGGAACCGCTCCGGACGGCGTTTGCGCGCTCTACCGCAACAACGGCGACGGAACATTTACCGATGTTACGGCCCGCGCCGGCCTCAACGTGCGCATGTACGGTATGGGCGTTGCCGTTGGAGATTACGACAACGACGGCTTTCCCGACCTGTACGTTACGGGCTTAGGACGCAACTACCTGTTTCACAACAACGGCCGTGGCGGCTTTACAGAAGTCGCAGCCGAGGCCGGAGTAGCCGATGGCGGCTGGAGCACCAGCGCCGCCTGGGTGGATTACGACCGCGATGGTCACCTGGACCTACTGGTTTGTCATTACGTCCAGTGGACGCCTTCCACCGACATTCCGTGCCCGCGAAACGGTGAGCGCGTCTACTGCACACCGCAGCAATACGCCGGCGCACCTCTCGCGCTCTACCATAACAATGGCAAAGGCCGCTTTACCAACATTGCCGGCCGCGCCGGCTTGCTGCACGATTCCAACGGACGTTCGCTTCAGGGTAAGTCGTTAGGCGTGGCCGTTCTGGATTACAACAACGACGGCTGGCCCGACATCGCTATCGCCAATGACACGGAACCGAACTATCTGTTTCGGAATGGCGGAAACGGCACATTTGCCGAGGTCGGAGTGCGTGAGGGCATTGCATTCCCCGATAACGGAACGGCCCGCGGAGCGATGGGGATTGACGCTGCCGACTACGACCGGTGTGGACGGCCAAGCCTTATCATCGGCAACTTTTCCAATCAGATGCTGTCGCTCTATCACAACGACGGACGGATCTTCCGCGATGTGGCTGCGCAGGCTGGGATCGGCACTCCAAGTCTACTCTCGCTCTCGTTCGGGTGTTTCTTCGCCGATCTGGATGGTGATGGCTGGAACGACATCTTTGTGGCTAACGGCCATATCGACGACACCATCCAGCAGATTCAGCGGGAGGTGACCTACGCAGAGTCGCCGCTGCTGTTCCGCAACCTGTGCAACGGCCAGTTCGAAAACGTGTCGCGGTCTGCGGGCGCCGATATTGCCCGGCCCATGGTCGCCCGCGGCGCCGCTTACGCCGATTATATGCTGCGCGGTGTGCCGGATATCGCGGTGAGCACCAACAACGGCGCGGCACGTCTGCTCAGAAACAGCGGTAAACCCGGGCACAACTCCCTCAGGCTGGAGCTTACCGGCACGCGGAGCAATCGCAGCGCGATCGGTGCCGCCATTGCGGTGCATGTCGGATCCGGGGTGCAGCGATACCGCGTACGCAGCGGTTCGTCGTACTGCTCGCAGAGTGAACTGCCGGTGACCGTCGGGTTGGGGACCGCGACGCAGGCCGACACTGTTGCCATCACGTGGCCCTCCGGCGCTCAGACCACGCTTGCCAACCTTCCGGCCGCAGCCATCTACGAGGTTGTGGAGGGTCGCGGCGTCGTCAGCCGCCGTGC
- a CDS encoding tetratricopeptide repeat protein, with protein sequence MSVEAPGLSRSRTVVAVVVTTLLFDSAWLYIANHASGPPRLQVAAVFYEGALLLHLTIGLAALGWFCRRIRRLWAVSRGSVSAVFGRVALVALAGSLATGLTFLPIGLQWLPIGTRHTIEPLHDVTSAVAVLAALAWLWLRPVQPSPQRTSARRLSLKLGIVLGAPLLALYLYTAFAPNTDRSIHNPALAPASMELEGDGATGKFFPASAQTVDGQFFPKAYFIDSKTCGARGCHPDIYRQWSSSAHHFASFNNQWYRKSIEYMQDVIGTKPSQWCGGCHDMAVLLTQDPHNPGKSRFGLPIANQDWPPEQYPWSHAGIGCAVCHSIVHVKSTMGNNDYLADYPPMHKVIMTQNPLLHGLYEFLTRIAPEPHAKTFLRPFHVDDTAKFCSACHKVHLDVPVNDYRWFRGFDEYDAWQSSGVSGFGAASFYYPVDPKSGGPAFKTCADCHMPLVASGDAGNIEGFVHSHRFPAANTALPFVNHDKKQLDTVTKFLTDKALSVDIFAIRRSQQPKPKVSAPRPAPQGYNGLSTTSGMPLQAPGATDQDQITAPINRGAVLHRGEDPLVDVVVRTLKMGHAFPGGTFDAFDVWVELIAKESNGHVIYHSGSLQWKNGPVEPGAEQYRALLIDKHGHIIDKRNAWAERAVVYAKAIPPGAADVVHFRIPIPKNCGNSITLTAKLNYRKFSWRNTWFAYASRTPDEPKSAPNGLVPTAVGVGKTSGPVAWGWDDRKLLYDADLSRVSGKIKAPPVLPIIVLAQNSVTIPVVAAGAHAPVHVTPPNPPVDRIRWNDYGIGLLLQGDLSGAKRAFHRVIALSPQWPEGWVNLGRADLAESDAGAAISDFNNAFTRYAAHATPMNPWLIARTRFFYARAQFELGQLRRACGTLRQVTQVFPQDRNVRNLYGEILFRLGNFPEAVRQFLVTTSIDPENATAHYNLMKCFRGEGNMKLAAVHEELYNRFKADELSTALAGNYLRKHPNVNNLAQPIHEHATGISRPPPAWYVRWLKQGYPTGQWTASAGPAPQRVARR encoded by the coding sequence ATGTCTGTAGAAGCGCCAGGCCTGAGCAGGTCCCGTACGGTTGTTGCCGTAGTTGTAACAACCTTACTTTTCGACTCGGCCTGGCTCTACATCGCCAATCATGCTTCCGGACCACCCCGCCTGCAGGTGGCAGCCGTTTTCTACGAAGGAGCTCTGCTCCTTCACCTCACCATCGGTCTGGCAGCGCTCGGCTGGTTCTGCCGGCGTATCCGGCGGCTTTGGGCAGTCTCCCGTGGTTCTGTGTCGGCCGTCTTCGGGCGCGTTGCACTGGTGGCTCTTGCCGGGTCGCTTGCCACAGGGTTGACGTTCCTCCCAATCGGCCTGCAGTGGCTGCCGATCGGGACCCGGCACACCATCGAGCCGCTGCACGATGTCACCTCGGCCGTGGCCGTTCTGGCAGCGCTGGCATGGCTGTGGCTCCGGCCTGTACAGCCATCGCCACAGCGAACCTCCGCCCGGAGGCTCAGCCTAAAGCTTGGCATCGTGCTGGGAGCGCCGCTACTCGCGCTCTACCTCTACACCGCCTTCGCACCGAATACTGACCGTTCTATTCACAACCCCGCCCTCGCCCCGGCCAGCATGGAGCTGGAGGGCGATGGCGCCACCGGTAAGTTCTTCCCGGCCTCCGCGCAAACCGTTGACGGACAGTTCTTTCCCAAAGCCTACTTTATCGATTCCAAAACGTGCGGAGCGCGGGGCTGTCACCCCGATATCTATCGGCAGTGGTCCAGTTCCGCGCACCACTTCGCCTCGTTCAACAACCAGTGGTACCGCAAATCTATCGAGTACATGCAGGATGTGATTGGTACCAAGCCTTCGCAGTGGTGCGGCGGCTGCCACGACATGGCCGTGCTCCTTACGCAGGACCCGCACAACCCGGGTAAATCACGCTTCGGGTTGCCGATTGCCAATCAGGATTGGCCGCCTGAGCAGTACCCGTGGTCGCATGCCGGTATCGGATGCGCGGTGTGCCATTCCATCGTTCATGTCAAGAGCACGATGGGTAACAACGACTATCTCGCCGATTACCCGCCAATGCACAAGGTGATCATGACGCAGAACCCGCTTCTGCACGGCCTGTACGAGTTTCTCACACGGATCGCGCCCGAGCCGCACGCGAAAACGTTTCTGCGGCCGTTCCACGTGGATGATACGGCCAAGTTCTGCTCCGCTTGCCATAAGGTACACCTCGATGTGCCGGTCAACGACTACCGATGGTTCCGCGGATTCGATGAGTACGACGCGTGGCAGTCGAGCGGGGTCTCGGGCTTCGGCGCCGCCTCGTTCTACTATCCTGTTGACCCAAAATCGGGCGGTCCCGCGTTCAAAACGTGCGCCGACTGCCACATGCCGCTGGTCGCCTCGGGCGACGCCGGCAATATCGAGGGGTTTGTCCATTCCCACCGGTTCCCTGCCGCCAATACCGCCTTGCCATTTGTAAACCACGACAAAAAGCAGCTGGATACCGTGACGAAGTTTTTGACCGACAAGGCGCTCTCGGTAGACATCTTCGCAATTCGGCGGTCGCAGCAGCCGAAACCGAAAGTGAGCGCCCCACGGCCGGCGCCACAAGGCTATAACGGACTGAGCACCACTTCAGGTATGCCTCTCCAGGCGCCTGGCGCCACCGACCAGGACCAGATCACGGCGCCCATCAACCGGGGCGCCGTATTGCATCGGGGCGAGGATCCGCTCGTGGATGTCGTCGTACGTACACTCAAGATGGGGCATGCCTTCCCCGGGGGTACATTTGACGCATTTGATGTTTGGGTGGAACTGATCGCCAAAGAGAGCAACGGGCATGTTATCTACCACTCCGGCTCACTTCAGTGGAAGAACGGCCCGGTTGAGCCCGGCGCGGAGCAGTACCGCGCGCTGCTGATCGATAAGCACGGCCACATCATCGATAAGCGGAACGCATGGGCGGAGCGCGCGGTTGTGTATGCGAAGGCAATTCCGCCCGGCGCCGCCGACGTGGTTCACTTCCGGATTCCAATTCCGAAAAACTGCGGCAACTCGATCACCCTTACCGCCAAGCTCAACTATCGGAAGTTCAGCTGGCGCAATACCTGGTTTGCGTATGCAAGCCGCACGCCCGACGAACCCAAATCTGCGCCGAACGGATTGGTACCTACTGCGGTTGGTGTGGGCAAGACCAGCGGCCCGGTCGCGTGGGGCTGGGATGATCGCAAGCTGCTGTACGATGCCGACCTCTCGCGTGTTTCCGGCAAGATAAAGGCGCCGCCGGTTTTGCCGATTATCGTGCTGGCGCAAAACTCCGTAACCATTCCCGTAGTGGCGGCCGGTGCGCACGCGCCGGTACACGTTACACCGCCGAATCCGCCAGTCGATCGCATCCGCTGGAACGATTACGGTATCGGGCTGCTGTTGCAAGGCGATCTCAGTGGCGCCAAGCGTGCCTTCCACCGTGTCATCGCGCTAAGCCCGCAGTGGCCGGAAGGCTGGGTGAACCTCGGGCGGGCCGACCTTGCCGAGAGTGACGCCGGCGCGGCCATTTCAGACTTCAACAACGCGTTCACACGGTATGCCGCGCACGCAACACCGATGAATCCATGGCTGATAGCGCGAACCCGATTCTTCTATGCACGCGCACAGTTTGAGTTGGGCCAGCTCCGGCGCGCCTGCGGTACATTGCGGCAGGTAACGCAAGTCTTCCCGCAGGATCGTAACGTACGAAACCTGTACGGTGAGATTCTCTTTCGGCTCGGTAACTTTCCTGAGGCTGTCCGACAGTTCCTGGTAACCACATCTATCGATCCCGAGAACGCTACCGCGCACTACAACCTGATGAAGTGCTTCCGTGGTGAGGGGAACATGAAACTGGCCGCGGTTCACGAGGAGTTGTATAACAGGTTCAAGGCCGATGAACTGAGCACAGCGCTCGCGGGCAACTACCTGCGCAAGCATCCAAACGTAAACAATCTCGCACAACCGATTCACGAGCACGCCACCGGTATTTCGCGTCCGCCACCGGCCTGGTACGTGCGCTGGTTGAAGCAGGGATACCCCACCGGCCAATGGACGGCATCCGCTGGCCCGGCGCCGCAGCGTGTAGCCCGGCGATAG
- a CDS encoding Gfo/Idh/MocA family oxidoreductase has translation MDSLLRIGLVGCGGMGAEHIRIIRTLPDVELVGICDERPERVQRMNGQYGTPFWLDYTRFLEQARPDIVHICSPSGLHALHGICAARRGVHVLCEKPLDISLANADRFVTECERAGVLLGCIFQRRMSAGGRAVRAAITAGKLGRIISCSGSVKWWRSQAYYDKDAWRGTLALDGGALANQGIHTLDQMLWLAGPVEEVEFARLSTEAHKMECEDVALVVMRYASGARGMLEVTTCCRPDLSTRIELYGEYGSAALRDAQVTAFGVAGEDLLASLTDPGERTGGGSEPFDISLAGHRSQIVDFYDAVRNRRPPAVDGHEGRKAVELLTRIYQKGLPGAVLGTPLELPSA, from the coding sequence ATGGATAGTCTGCTGCGAATCGGCCTGGTCGGTTGCGGAGGAATGGGCGCGGAACACATTCGCATTATCCGTACGCTGCCGGATGTGGAACTCGTGGGCATCTGTGATGAGCGCCCGGAGCGTGTGCAGCGCATGAATGGGCAGTACGGTACGCCGTTCTGGCTGGATTACACGCGCTTTCTGGAGCAGGCTCGCCCGGATATCGTACATATATGCTCTCCGTCCGGGCTTCACGCCCTGCATGGTATCTGCGCCGCCCGTCGTGGCGTTCATGTGTTGTGCGAGAAGCCGCTGGATATCTCACTTGCTAATGCAGATCGCTTCGTTACAGAGTGTGAACGCGCCGGGGTACTGCTGGGCTGCATCTTCCAGCGCAGAATGAGCGCCGGTGGCCGCGCCGTGCGCGCAGCAATTACTGCGGGTAAACTTGGCCGTATCATCTCATGCAGCGGATCGGTCAAGTGGTGGCGATCTCAGGCATATTACGACAAGGACGCCTGGCGCGGTACGCTGGCGCTTGATGGGGGCGCCCTGGCCAACCAGGGCATTCACACTCTGGACCAGATGCTCTGGCTTGCAGGACCGGTTGAAGAGGTGGAGTTTGCCCGATTGTCGACCGAGGCGCACAAGATGGAGTGTGAGGACGTGGCGCTTGTTGTTATGCGCTATGCCTCCGGCGCGCGCGGCATGCTGGAAGTGACAACCTGCTGCCGGCCGGACCTTTCCACACGGATCGAGCTTTACGGGGAGTATGGCTCCGCGGCCCTGCGTGACGCCCAGGTAACTGCGTTTGGTGTGGCCGGCGAAGACCTGTTGGCCAGCCTCACCGACCCTGGTGAGCGAACGGGCGGTGGCTCCGAACCGTTCGACATCAGTCTGGCAGGACACCGCTCCCAGATTGTGGACTTCTACGACGCAGTACGCAACAGACGCCCGCCGGCAGTGGATGGTCATGAAGGACGCAAAGCAGTTGAACTGCTGACGAGAATCTATCAAAAGGGCCTACCCGGCGCCGTCCTGGGTACGCCTCTCGAACTGCCGTCTGCCTAG